In the Mya arenaria isolate MELC-2E11 chromosome 11, ASM2691426v1 genome, one interval contains:
- the LOC128207737 gene encoding uncharacterized protein LOC128207737, with protein sequence MKHSHTVISPIILSTEELAVFDTLEGFSGSELHAGDFEYDFPCTECQKHGLNSEAVYFCQQCTRQFCGPCLKQHDQFYRGHPILGPRKRDLWGNVTSMCKLHPGEEMKVFCRDHRQTCCVLCLEELHRQCKQVKLLQHIAPKPTNQPESENNEKTTHNDELPLKLKERVATTKHDTSPVVTAIHNNRPYPVKEGNCFNVKLEHDRYPCRIYGITVLPSGEIVITDHYNCNVKLLSPNYAVMDHFSTVIQKPWDICAVSDNQVAACTEGREILFFNVKNSKLELDRKMPLDVCCYCIYSVSYMAGHLYLSSGHTLYQYTLAGQKVREINLSNGLFAFRLAVNPDADRLYIVETTDHQLVTLNMKGRVLARLKNGDQKGATDVCVSPGGEVFVCGFGTHTILQVASKGKRKLATLAIDEDGEATPTTLTFAFDTLAAMVCSGLEPFNKFWLMTTQGTFLSSFIKI encoded by the exons ATGAAACATTCACATACTGTCATATCCCCCATTATACTAAGTACAGAAGAATTGGCAGTGTTTGATACTTTGGAGG GATTTAGTGGATCAGAGTTACACGCTGGGGACTTTGAATACGACTTTCCTTGCACAGAGTGTCAGAAGCACGGACTGAACTCAGAGGCCGTATACTTCTGTCAACAATGTACCCGCCAATTTTGTGGCCCATGTTTAAAGCAACATGACCAGTTTTACCGAGGACACCCTATTCTTGGACCAAGGAAGAGGGATCTCTGGGGAAATGTTACAAGCATGTGCAAACTGCATCCAGGGGAGGAGATGAAGGTTTTTTGTAGAGACCACAGGCAAACTTGTTGTGTCTTATGTCTGGAGGAGCTACACAG GCAATGCAAGCAGGTCAAATTGTTACAACACATCGCACCCAAACCCACAAATCAACCAGAGTcggaaaataatgaaaagacaACACACAATGATGAACTCCCTTTAAAACTAAAGGAGAGAGTGGCAACCACAAAGCATGATACATCGCCAGTGGTAACAGCCATACACAATAATAGGCCATATCCAGTAAAAGAAGGGAATTGCTTTAACGTTAAATTAGAACATGATCGATATCCTTGCCGTATATATGGTATAACAGTGCTGCCAAGTGGAGAGATCGTTATAACTGATCATTATAACTGTAATGTGAAGCTGTTGTCACCTAACTATGCCGTGATGGACCATTTTAGTACTGTTATACAGAAGCCATGGGATATCTGTGCCGTGTCTGACAACCAGGTGGCTGCCTGCACCGAGGGCCGTGAAATACTGTTCTTCAATGTCAAAAATTCCAAACTCGAGTTGGACAGAAAAATGCCT ctGGACGTCTGCTGCTACTGCATCTACAGCGTTTCATACATGGCAGGGCACCTGTACCTATCATCTGGTCATACCCTGTACCAGTACACATTGGCCGGGCAGAAGGTTAGAGAGATCAACCTATCAAATGGGTTGTTTGCTTTTAGGCTGGCAGTCAACCCAGATGCGGACAGACTCTACATTGTTGAAACTACTGATCACCAGCTTGTGACATTGAACATGAAGGGCCGAGTGCTGGCAAGACTCAAAAACGGGGACCAGAAAGGCGCCACAGATGTATGTGTGTCCCCTGGTGGAGAGGTCTTCGTGTGTGGGTTTGGGACCCACACCATATTACAGGTGGCCAGTAAGGGCAAACGTAAACTGGCCACACTGGCCATCGACGAGGATGGTGAAGCCACGCCAACAACATTGACCTTTGCATTTGACA ctctggcagccatggtgtgcagtggactggaaccatttaacaaattttggttaatgaccacccaaggaacatttctgtcaagtttcatcaaaatctga